A single Garra rufa chromosome 9, GarRuf1.0, whole genome shotgun sequence DNA region contains:
- the zbtb7b gene encoding zinc finger and BTB domain-containing protein 7B isoform X1, giving the protein MENAFSEPEASRSSFLSPQTSIRTQLAAEGEGFVFSETCVSKRADAAAPGARGTWATGGGVSNTFFTRQEDERRDRKKKERNKEVEIPTGERRTPNFERSWRDRLRDGQTDAMTQTAVQLLSTAPCFTKGRTVAMSPGEDGLIGIPFPEHSNELLSRLNAQRRAGLLCDLTLTSRGARYPTHRSVMAAVSLYFRRLFGAEEGEEGGEGVGDSCSVCQLDCVSPDALAALLEFAYTATLTIRSSGMREVLKGAQLLGIQCVADACRDILGETGDDPTDPVEEAEQPPSRRKQGRCSVARAVSPVRPVWRSPMAPASEDAPECGLLPAQGREGHPPPAGGQDGVARAPHLGLFVNGGSHWTQEFTPIPHRPEDTPSEEEESGAQGRATPHHSQSQADGGGGGAAPGSGRKRKSQTPQQCPVCQKIIHGAGKLPRHMRTHTGEKPFQCTACGVRFTRNDKLKIHMRKHTGERPYPCPSCPARFLHSYDLKNHLSLHSGDRPFECPLCHKAFAREDHLQRHRKGHSCLELRTRRPRRGNGPDPGSPPSESFGLRQPHPDHVNAAAAQILEGHAVPVQGVPLLSAARMPYPELLWRAVAGPGAKALDKGEGGSSPHGSASVTHRTWEEEDEEQEAAGEEEE; this is encoded by the exons ATGGAAAATGCGTTCTCGGAGCCGGAAGCCAGTCGATCGTCCTTCCTGTCGCCGCAGACGTCGATCCGGACGCAGCTCGCAGCGGAGGGCGAGGGATTTGTTTTTTCGGAAACTTGCGTTTCGAAACGAGCTGATGCTGCTGCGCCGGGAGCGAGGGGCACGTGGGCGACGGGGGGAGGCGTGTCAAACACCTTTTTCACAAGACAGGAAGACGAAAGGAGAGATAGAAAGAAGAAAGAGAGGAACAAAGAGGTCGAGATCCCCACTGGAGAGCGTCGAACCCCGAACTTTGAAAGAAGCTGGAGAGACAGGCTCAGAGACGGACAGACGGATGCGATGACGCAGACGGCGGTGCAGCTCCTGTCCACGGCGCCCTGCTTCACCAAGGGCCGAACG GTGGCGATGTCTCCAGGAGAGGACGGTCTAATCGGGATCCCCTTCCCGGAGCACAGCAATGAGCTGCTGTCCCGTCTCAACGCTCAGCGGCGGGCCGGGCTGCTCTGCGACCTCACACTGACGTCACGCGGTGCACGATACCCCACGCACCGCTCCGTCATGGCCGCCGTCAGCCTGTACTTCCGCCGTCTGTTCGGGGCGGAGGAGGGCGAGGAGGGAGGCGAGGGCGTGGGCGACAGCTGCAGCGTCTGCCAGCTGGACTGCGTATCGCCGGACGCTCTGGCCGCTCTGCTGGAGTTCGCCTACACCGCCACCCTCACCATCCGCAGCTCCGGCATGAGGGAGGTCCTGAAGGGTGCGCAGCTGCTGGGAATCCAGTGCGTGGCCGACGCCTGCCGGGACATCCTGGGCGAGACGGGGGACGATCCGACGGACCCCGTGGAGGAGGCCGAGCAGCCGCCGTCCCGCCGCAAACAGGGCCGGTGCTCCGTGGCCCGAGCCGTGTCTCCCGTGAGGCCGGTGTGGCGGAGTCCCATGGCGCCGGCGTCCGAAGACGCGCCCGAATGCGGGCTGCTTCCCGCGCAAGGCCGAGAAGGACACCCGCCGCCCGCCGGGGGACAGGACGGAGTCGCACGCGCCCCCCACTTGGGGCTATTTGTGAACGGAGGCTCGCACTGGACGCAGGAGTTCACCCCGATCCCGCACAGACCCGAAGACACGCCCTCAGAGGAGGAGGAGTCTGGAGCGCAGGGGCGGGCCACTCCACACCACAGCCAATCACAGGCCGACGGAGGAGGAGGCGGAGCGGCGCCTGGAAGCGGCAGGAAGAGAAAATCTCAGACGCCACAGCAGTGTCCCGTCTGTCAGAAGATCATCCACGGAGCGGGAAAGCTGCCGCGCCACATGAGAACACACACGGGAGAGAAACCCTTCCAGTGCACCGCCTGCGGAGTCCGATTCACGCG GAACGACAAGCTGAAGATCCACATGCGGAAGCACACGGGCGAGCGGCCGTATCCGTGTCCCAGCTGCCCCGCTCGCTTCCTGCACTCCTACGACCTGAAGAACCATCTGTCTCTGCACAGCGGCGACCGTCCCTTCGAGTGTCCGCTCTGCCACAAGGCTTTCGCCCGCGAGGACCATCTGCAGCGCCACAGGAAGGGCCACAGCTGCCTGGAGCTCCGGACGCGCCGCCCGCGCAGAGGAAACGGCCCCGATCCCGGCTCCCCGCCGTCTGAATCCTTCGGCCTCCGTCAGCCGCATCCGGATCACGTGAACGCCGCGGCGGCGCAGATCCTCGAGGGCCACGCCGTTCCGGTTCAGGGGGTCCCGCTGCTGTCCGCGGCCCGTATGCCCTACCCGGAGCTGCTGTGGCGGGCGGTCGCGGGGCCCGGGGCCAAAGCCCTGGATAAAGGCGAAGGAGGCTCGTCTCCACACGGAAGCGCATCGGTCACACATAGAACCTGGGAGGAGGAAGATGAGGAGCAGGAAGCTGCGGGGGAGGAGGAAGAGTGA
- the zbtb7b gene encoding zinc finger and BTB domain-containing protein 7B isoform X2: MSPGEDGLIGIPFPEHSNELLSRLNAQRRAGLLCDLTLTSRGARYPTHRSVMAAVSLYFRRLFGAEEGEEGGEGVGDSCSVCQLDCVSPDALAALLEFAYTATLTIRSSGMREVLKGAQLLGIQCVADACRDILGETGDDPTDPVEEAEQPPSRRKQGRCSVARAVSPVRPVWRSPMAPASEDAPECGLLPAQGREGHPPPAGGQDGVARAPHLGLFVNGGSHWTQEFTPIPHRPEDTPSEEEESGAQGRATPHHSQSQADGGGGGAAPGSGRKRKSQTPQQCPVCQKIIHGAGKLPRHMRTHTGEKPFQCTACGVRFTRNDKLKIHMRKHTGERPYPCPSCPARFLHSYDLKNHLSLHSGDRPFECPLCHKAFAREDHLQRHRKGHSCLELRTRRPRRGNGPDPGSPPSESFGLRQPHPDHVNAAAAQILEGHAVPVQGVPLLSAARMPYPELLWRAVAGPGAKALDKGEGGSSPHGSASVTHRTWEEEDEEQEAAGEEEE, translated from the exons ATGTCTCCAGGAGAGGACGGTCTAATCGGGATCCCCTTCCCGGAGCACAGCAATGAGCTGCTGTCCCGTCTCAACGCTCAGCGGCGGGCCGGGCTGCTCTGCGACCTCACACTGACGTCACGCGGTGCACGATACCCCACGCACCGCTCCGTCATGGCCGCCGTCAGCCTGTACTTCCGCCGTCTGTTCGGGGCGGAGGAGGGCGAGGAGGGAGGCGAGGGCGTGGGCGACAGCTGCAGCGTCTGCCAGCTGGACTGCGTATCGCCGGACGCTCTGGCCGCTCTGCTGGAGTTCGCCTACACCGCCACCCTCACCATCCGCAGCTCCGGCATGAGGGAGGTCCTGAAGGGTGCGCAGCTGCTGGGAATCCAGTGCGTGGCCGACGCCTGCCGGGACATCCTGGGCGAGACGGGGGACGATCCGACGGACCCCGTGGAGGAGGCCGAGCAGCCGCCGTCCCGCCGCAAACAGGGCCGGTGCTCCGTGGCCCGAGCCGTGTCTCCCGTGAGGCCGGTGTGGCGGAGTCCCATGGCGCCGGCGTCCGAAGACGCGCCCGAATGCGGGCTGCTTCCCGCGCAAGGCCGAGAAGGACACCCGCCGCCCGCCGGGGGACAGGACGGAGTCGCACGCGCCCCCCACTTGGGGCTATTTGTGAACGGAGGCTCGCACTGGACGCAGGAGTTCACCCCGATCCCGCACAGACCCGAAGACACGCCCTCAGAGGAGGAGGAGTCTGGAGCGCAGGGGCGGGCCACTCCACACCACAGCCAATCACAGGCCGACGGAGGAGGAGGCGGAGCGGCGCCTGGAAGCGGCAGGAAGAGAAAATCTCAGACGCCACAGCAGTGTCCCGTCTGTCAGAAGATCATCCACGGAGCGGGAAAGCTGCCGCGCCACATGAGAACACACACGGGAGAGAAACCCTTCCAGTGCACCGCCTGCGGAGTCCGATTCACGCG GAACGACAAGCTGAAGATCCACATGCGGAAGCACACGGGCGAGCGGCCGTATCCGTGTCCCAGCTGCCCCGCTCGCTTCCTGCACTCCTACGACCTGAAGAACCATCTGTCTCTGCACAGCGGCGACCGTCCCTTCGAGTGTCCGCTCTGCCACAAGGCTTTCGCCCGCGAGGACCATCTGCAGCGCCACAGGAAGGGCCACAGCTGCCTGGAGCTCCGGACGCGCCGCCCGCGCAGAGGAAACGGCCCCGATCCCGGCTCCCCGCCGTCTGAATCCTTCGGCCTCCGTCAGCCGCATCCGGATCACGTGAACGCCGCGGCGGCGCAGATCCTCGAGGGCCACGCCGTTCCGGTTCAGGGGGTCCCGCTGCTGTCCGCGGCCCGTATGCCCTACCCGGAGCTGCTGTGGCGGGCGGTCGCGGGGCCCGGGGCCAAAGCCCTGGATAAAGGCGAAGGAGGCTCGTCTCCACACGGAAGCGCATCGGTCACACATAGAACCTGGGAGGAGGAAGATGAGGAGCAGGAAGCTGCGGGGGAGGAGGAAGAGTGA
- the pklr gene encoding pyruvate kinase PKLR, which produces MGARIRRYSDVMALPDSFIQKQQLDASMADTFLEHLCLLDIDQEPITARNTSIICTIGPASRSITKLQEMVKAGMNIARLNFSHGSHEYHGETIRNIREAVETLTSDPLYYRPVAIALDTKGPEIRTGLVKGSADAEVTLERGASVRVVTAEADRDKTDGSLIWMDYPSLPDVLKKGSRIFIDDGLLALKVLEIGETWVDTRVENGGILGSRKGVNLPGAELVNLPAVSDRDRSDLLFGVEQDVDIIFASFIRSADDVRAVREAMGPKGQNIKVISKVESRQGVQNFEEILKESDGIMVARGDLGIEIPAEKVFIAQKMMIGRCNSAGKPVICATQMLESMVHHTRPTRAESSDVANAVLDGADCVMLSAETAKGHFPVEAVAMMHSICREAEAAIFHQQLFEELRRLTPLSSDPTEVTAIGAVESSFKCCAGAIIILTTSGRSAHLLSRYRPRCPIIAVTRNEQVARQSQLLRGVFSAFFRAPPADVWADDVDNRVTFAMDIGECVFIQSLKGRHCRQKHCFFHAPVMFEILGFLVFHSVFSD; this is translated from the exons ATGGGAG ctCGTATCAGGCGTTACTCAGACGTCATGGCTCTGCCGGACTCCTTCATTCAGAAGCAGCAGTTGGACGCGTCGATGGCCGACACGTTTCTGGAGCACCTGTGTCTGCTGGACATCGATCAGGAGCCCATCACTGCGCGCAACACCAGCATCATCTGCACCATCG GCCCCGCATCCCGCTCCATCACCAAACTGCAGGAGATGGTGAAGGCTGGTATGAACATCGCCAGACTCAACTTCTCTCACGGCTCTCATGAG TATCACGGAGAGACGATCCGTAACATTCGTGAGGCGGTGGAGACGTTGACCTCTGACCCGCTGTACTACAGACCCGTAGCCATCGCTCTGGACACCAAAGGACCGGAGATCCGCACCGGCCTGGTTAAAGGG TCTGCAGACGCTGAGGTGACGCTGGAGCGAGGAGCGTCGGTTCGGGTGGTGACGGCAGAGGCGGATCGTGATAAGACGGACGGGTCGTTGATCTGGATGGATTATCCCAGCCTGCCGGACGTGCTCAAGAAAGGAAGCAGGATATTCATTGATGACGGGCTCCTTGCTCTCAAAGTCCTGGAGATCG GTGAGACGTGGGTGGATACTCGCGTTGAGAACGGTGGCATTCTGGGTAGTCGTAAAGGTGTGAATCTGCCCGGGGCGGAGCTGGTGAATCTGCCGGCGGTGAGCGACCGTGACCGATCCGACCTGCTGTTTGGTGTGGAACAGGACGTGGACATCATCTTCGCCTCCTTTATCCGCTCAGCCGACGATGTGAGGGCCGTGAGGGAGGCGATGGGACCCAAAGGACAGAATATCAAAGTCATCAGCAAAGTGGAGAGCAGACAGGGTGTTCAGAA TTTCGAGGAGATCCTGAAGGAGAGCGATGGCATCATGGTGGCCCGTGGCGACCTGGGCATCGAGATCCCTGCAGAGAAAGTCTTCATTGCGCAGAAGATGATGATTGGACGCTGTAATTCTGCAGGAAAACCCGTGATTTGTGCCACACAG atgcTGGAGAGTATGGTCCATCACACGCGTCCCACCCGTGCAGAGAGCAGTGATGTGGCCAATGCAGTGCTGGATGGAGCTGACTGTGTCATGCTGTCTGCAGAAACGGCCAAAGGACACTTCCCTGTAGAAGCTGTTGCCATGATGCACTCG ATCTGTCGTGAGGCCGAGGCGGCCATCTTTCATCAGCAGCTGTTTGAAGAGCTGCGCCGTTTGACCCCTCTGAGCTCCGACCCCACAGAGGTCACCGCCATCGGAGCCGTCGAGTCGTCCTTCAAATGCTGCGCTGGAGCCATCATCATCCTCACCACCTCCGGCAG GTCGGCTCATTTACTATCTCGATATCGTCCTCGCTGTCCGATCATCGCCGTGACGCGTAACGAACAGGTGGCCCGTCAATCACAGCTGCTCCGTGGCGTTTTCTCCGCCTTCTTCCGAGCTCCGCCTGCTGACGTCTGGGCCGACGACGTGGACAACCGCGTGACGTTTGCGATGGACATTGGTGAGTGTGTGTTTATACAGtctcttaaggggagacactgcaggcaaaaacactgtttttttcatGCTCCTGTCATGTTTgaaattttgggctttttggtttttcatagtgttttttcagactag